In a single window of the Ignavibacteria bacterium genome:
- the glmM gene encoding phosphoglucosamine mutase, which translates to MKEPIISISGIRGIYGESLTPENIVKYASAFAVYNKRKKIVLGRDGRMGGELVEKLIESTLLFCGCEVVNIGVAPTPTVSLAVETLKAAGGIAVTASHNPQEWNGMKFINSKGIFLDADENAELWKLIDLKENVYVPADKVKHVEYYPGFGDYHISRVLSISSLNISKIKKRKFKVVVDCVNASGSKIIPALLEKLGCKVIKIDCDPSGVFTRKPEPLPENLKRTCREVRKHKADIGIVIDPDADRLVIITEKGEPFGEENTITAAVKHVLSKTKQKNRIAAINLSTSRSVDDVVNSLGGKLYKAPVGEINVIKKMKDVKAVIGGEGSGGVILPEVHYGRDSLVGTALILSEIAESGLKVSEYKNSLPQYFIRKSKIQLENINADSIFEFMRRKYSDKKQNFEDGLRLDFDNRWANFRKSNTEPIIRIITEASTVKEAEYLQVKFNKEIADFLN; encoded by the coding sequence ATGAAAGAACCAATAATATCAATTTCGGGTATCAGGGGAATTTATGGTGAATCTTTAACTCCCGAAAATATTGTGAAATACGCTTCGGCTTTTGCAGTTTACAACAAAAGAAAAAAAATCGTTTTAGGCAGAGATGGCAGAATGGGGGGAGAACTTGTTGAAAAGCTTATTGAATCCACTCTTCTTTTCTGCGGATGCGAAGTCGTGAATATAGGTGTTGCTCCTACGCCAACCGTTTCCTTAGCGGTTGAAACACTAAAAGCAGCAGGGGGAATTGCTGTAACCGCTTCCCACAATCCGCAGGAATGGAACGGTATGAAATTCATAAACAGTAAAGGTATTTTTCTTGATGCAGATGAAAACGCTGAGTTATGGAAGCTGATTGATCTGAAAGAAAACGTTTATGTCCCCGCCGATAAGGTAAAGCATGTTGAATACTACCCGGGTTTTGGTGATTATCATATTTCCAGGGTATTGAGCATCAGCTCGCTTAATATCAGCAAAATTAAAAAGAGGAAATTCAAAGTTGTAGTTGATTGTGTGAATGCTTCAGGATCAAAAATTATTCCCGCCTTGCTTGAAAAGCTGGGCTGTAAGGTGATAAAGATAGATTGTGATCCCAGCGGAGTTTTTACCCGCAAACCTGAACCTTTGCCTGAAAACCTGAAAAGAACTTGCCGCGAAGTAAGAAAGCATAAGGCTGATATCGGCATTGTCATTGACCCTGATGCCGACAGGCTTGTGATTATTACCGAAAAAGGCGAACCCTTTGGCGAAGAAAATACTATCACTGCTGCTGTTAAACATGTGCTATCTAAAACCAAACAAAAAAACAGAATAGCTGCCATCAATCTTTCAACATCGCGTTCAGTTGATGATGTGGTAAATTCACTTGGAGGCAAGCTTTACAAAGCGCCGGTTGGTGAGATCAATGTTATCAAAAAAATGAAAGATGTAAAAGCTGTAATTGGCGGCGAAGGCAGCGGGGGAGTTATACTGCCGGAAGTTCATTACGGCAGGGATTCACTTGTTGGCACAGCTCTAATTCTCAGCGAAATAGCTGAATCGGGTTTAAAGGTATCAGAATATAAAAACTCACTTCCGCAATATTTTATCCGGAAATCAAAAATTCAGCTCGAAAATATTAATGCTGATTCAATTTTTGAATTTATGCGCAGGAAGTACAGTGACAAAAAACAAAATTTTGAAGATGGCTTAAGGCTTGATTTTGATAACCGGTGGGCAAACTTCAGGAAATCAAATACTGAGCCAATTATCAGAATAATTACCGAAGCATCAACAGTTAAGGAAGCAGAATATTTACAGGTTAAATTTAATAAAGAAATAGCTGATTTTTTAAATTAA
- a CDS encoding T9SS type A sorting domain-containing protein: MKKNLSIFAVLITAIVMSFGFSNDGNDKETVNSVNQGSSNVLYNHDIERFAGYNWDNPLAVLFTYNELVNAAGQGQGGADVSFITAPGTLFGFGSQGNLFNWMGDDFTVPAGQQWQIDSIKFYSYQTGSTLTSTYTASRVAIWNGRVDSAGVTLRAGDTTTNRMRATYWSNIYRTTATPPYNTQTTRPIMAIVDTINVTLNPGYYWLQTTFLGSLASGPWAPPRTILNTPITGNAKQKLAGVWGNALDGTNGQGLPFVIYGTQLVAINNNNTGIPSSYSLKQNYPNPFNPATNVSFDVPKASQVKISVYDVMGKEVDVVVNKQMEAGSYSFTYDASKLSTGLYFYTLTSGDYKETKKMMLIK, from the coding sequence ATGAAGAAAAATCTTTCAATTTTCGCAGTACTTATTACAGCAATTGTAATGAGCTTTGGGTTTTCAAACGATGGTAACGATAAAGAAACCGTTAACAGCGTTAACCAGGGCAGCAGCAATGTTTTATACAATCATGATATAGAGCGTTTTGCTGGCTATAACTGGGATAACCCGCTTGCAGTTTTATTTACTTACAATGAATTAGTGAACGCAGCAGGCCAGGGCCAGGGCGGCGCAGATGTAAGCTTTATCACAGCTCCGGGAACTTTATTCGGTTTCGGAAGCCAGGGTAACTTATTTAACTGGATGGGTGATGATTTCACAGTTCCTGCAGGACAGCAGTGGCAGATCGATTCAATTAAATTCTACAGCTACCAGACAGGTTCAACACTAACATCAACATACACAGCTTCACGTGTTGCAATATGGAACGGCAGAGTTGACAGCGCAGGTGTTACATTAAGAGCCGGCGATACAACAACAAACAGAATGAGAGCTACATACTGGTCAAACATATACAGAACAACAGCAACACCTCCATACAACACACAGACAACCAGACCTATAATGGCAATTGTTGATACCATCAATGTTACATTGAACCCGGGATACTACTGGTTACAGACAACATTTTTAGGTTCACTTGCTTCAGGTCCATGGGCTCCGCCAAGAACTATCTTAAACACACCAATTACCGGAAATGCAAAACAGAAATTAGCAGGCGTTTGGGGTAATGCATTAGACGGAACAAATGGACAGGGCTTACCATTTGTAATTTACGGAACACAGCTTGTTGCAATCAATAATAACAACACTGGTATTCCTTCATCATACAGCTTAAAACAGAACTATCCAAATCCGTTTAACCCGGCTACAAACGTTTCATTTGACGTTCCAAAAGCAAGCCAGGTTAAAATATCAGTTTATGATGTAATGGGTAAAGAAGTTGATGTAGTAGTAAACAAACAGATGGAAGCAGGAAGCTATTCATTTACATATGATGCTTCAAAACTTTCAACCGGTTTATACTTCTATACATTAACAAGCGGTGACTACAAAGAAACCAAAAAGATGATGTTGATAAAATAA
- a CDS encoding ABC transporter ATP-binding protein, with the protein MTKLLEVKNLKTYFYTDDGIAKAVDDVSYDLDRGETLGLVGESGCGKSVSALSIMRLIPNPPGKIVGGEILFKGQDLTKFDDKKMQEIRGNDIAMIFQEPMTSLNPVFTCGDQIDEAVMLHQQVSKEEAKKRSIEMLRLVGIPAPEQRYSEYPHQLSGGLRQRVMIAMALSCNPEILIADEPTTALDVTVQAQILELIKKLQDELGMGVIMITHDLGVIAEVTKRVAVMYASKVAEYSDSSEIFYNPKHPYTLGLLNSIPKLNKGHGRLATIEGNVPAATNYPAGCHFCTRCKYVDSKLYTTDSKCWNVEPVLEQVSGTSQMHTVACHYWKDIETRRLKEGDRIPAEMA; encoded by the coding sequence ATGACCAAGTTACTTGAAGTAAAGAACCTCAAAACATATTTTTATACTGATGACGGAATTGCCAAGGCAGTAGATGATGTATCATATGATCTTGATCGCGGTGAAACATTGGGGCTGGTGGGAGAATCAGGCTGCGGAAAAAGCGTTTCCGCACTTTCAATAATGCGCCTGATACCAAACCCGCCCGGTAAGATAGTTGGAGGTGAAATACTTTTCAAGGGTCAGGATCTGACCAAGTTTGATGATAAAAAAATGCAGGAGATCCGCGGAAACGATATTGCTATGATTTTCCAGGAACCGATGACTTCTTTAAACCCTGTATTTACATGCGGTGACCAGATCGATGAAGCCGTTATGCTGCATCAGCAGGTTTCCAAAGAAGAAGCTAAAAAGCGTTCTATTGAAATGCTGCGCCTGGTTGGTATTCCCGCTCCTGAACAGAGATATTCAGAATATCCTCACCAGCTTTCCGGCGGTTTAAGGCAAAGAGTAATGATAGCTATGGCGCTCTCATGCAATCCCGAAATTTTAATTGCGGATGAGCCAACCACTGCCCTTGATGTAACAGTTCAGGCGCAGATACTTGAGCTGATAAAAAAACTGCAGGATGAGCTGGGTATGGGTGTAATTATGATAACCCATGACCTTGGTGTTATTGCCGAAGTAACCAAACGTGTTGCTGTTATGTATGCATCAAAGGTAGCTGAGTATTCTGATTCATCAGAGATTTTTTACAATCCCAAACATCCATATACACTTGGTTTATTGAATTCAATTCCAAAGCTTAATAAAGGCCACGGAAGACTGGCAACTATCGAAGGTAATGTACCTGCTGCCACAAACTATCCTGCAGGCTGCCACTTCTGCACAAGATGCAAATATGTTGATAGTAAGCTTTACACAACAGACAGCAAATGCTGGAATGTAGAGCCTGTTCTTGAACAGGTTAGCGGCACAAGCCAGATGCATACTGTTGCATGCCATTACTGGAAGGATATTGAAACCCGCCGATTAAAAGAAGGTGACAGGATTCCCGCTGAAATGGCTTAG
- a CDS encoding dehydrogenase E1 component subunit alpha/beta — MAEKIAAEKKSKGTNGAAKDTNGSKVSNGTKESLQYDFHKETVKNHGLSNEEMIHAYKAMLLSRFTDDRIDMLIKQGKATFLISGSGHEAIQVACAMAMEGGKDWFFTYYRDNAIGTALGITPIEIFRHIMGKATDTFTGGRQMPMHLGSKELRMPTASSPTGSQYLQAVGAALSCVYRGTDEVSYVGGGEGSTSEGEFFEAINWAAREKLPTIFCIQNNRFAISVPIEQQTAGGSVYKVVQGFEGIHKFHIDGTDFLESYATAKEAVRLARNGEGPSFIYADVVRLRSHSASDSQDKYRSKEAIEKDTLRDPIAQFEKVLVERNIMTAEDIAATRKELNDLVIKSAEEAYAEPLPDPSTVEDNLFCPDDQQTKIAYEATQPSGEPIVMVDAINHALMEEMEKNPNMLVYGEDVQDGKGGVFTATKGLSTKFGVKRCFNSPLAEASILGTAVGAALSGLKPVVEIQFADYIFPAMMQIRDELVMYRYRSNGAFECPVTIRVATGGYIGGGHYHSQNIEAIFAKCPGLYIAYPSNAADAKGLLKTACQLKDPVMFLEHKFLYRQGYAKSPEPDADYYLPFGKAAVKKEGNDLTIVAYGAMVEKALKTSREMEKKGYSVEVIDIRTIVPLDTETILNSVKKTGKVIVFHEDTKFMGFGAEIASQIAEAAFEYLDAPVKRVAGLHIHIPFSLESHALPQDSWILKAAEEMLAY, encoded by the coding sequence ATGGCAGAGAAAATTGCTGCAGAAAAGAAATCAAAAGGCACTAATGGGGCTGCAAAAGATACCAACGGGTCAAAAGTATCCAATGGTACCAAAGAAAGCTTGCAGTATGATTTTCATAAGGAAACTGTTAAGAATCACGGATTATCAAATGAAGAGATGATCCACGCTTATAAAGCTATGCTCCTTTCCAGGTTCACAGATGACAGGATTGATATGCTGATTAAACAGGGCAAAGCTACATTTTTAATTTCCGGTTCAGGACATGAAGCTATCCAGGTTGCATGTGCTATGGCTATGGAAGGCGGTAAAGACTGGTTCTTTACATACTACAGAGATAATGCTATTGGTACCGCACTTGGAATTACACCAATAGAGATATTCAGGCATATTATGGGTAAGGCTACAGATACTTTCACAGGCGGCAGGCAGATGCCTATGCATCTTGGTTCAAAAGAGCTGCGAATGCCCACAGCATCTTCACCAACAGGCTCTCAATACCTGCAGGCAGTAGGCGCAGCGCTTAGCTGTGTTTACCGCGGAACCGATGAAGTTTCTTATGTTGGCGGCGGCGAAGGCTCAACCAGCGAAGGCGAGTTCTTTGAAGCTATTAACTGGGCTGCCAGAGAAAAGCTCCCCACAATTTTCTGCATTCAGAATAACCGCTTCGCTATTTCTGTGCCAATTGAACAGCAGACTGCAGGCGGATCAGTATATAAAGTAGTTCAGGGATTCGAAGGAATTCACAAATTCCATATTGATGGAACTGACTTCCTCGAAAGCTACGCCACAGCTAAAGAAGCTGTCCGTCTTGCAAGAAACGGCGAAGGACCAAGCTTTATTTATGCTGATGTTGTAAGGCTTCGTTCACACTCCGCATCAGACTCACAGGATAAATACCGTTCTAAAGAAGCAATTGAAAAAGATACTTTAAGAGACCCGATAGCACAGTTTGAAAAAGTTCTTGTTGAAAGAAACATCATGACCGCAGAAGATATAGCGGCAACAAGAAAAGAGTTAAATGACCTCGTTATCAAGTCAGCCGAAGAGGCTTATGCTGAACCGCTTCCCGATCCATCAACTGTAGAAGATAATCTCTTCTGCCCTGATGACCAGCAGACAAAAATAGCTTACGAAGCTACACAGCCTTCCGGTGAACCTATTGTTATGGTTGATGCAATTAACCATGCGCTTATGGAAGAGATGGAAAAAAATCCGAATATGCTTGTTTATGGTGAGGACGTTCAGGATGGCAAAGGCGGTGTTTTCACAGCAACAAAAGGACTTTCAACAAAATTCGGCGTTAAACGTTGCTTTAATTCTCCGCTTGCTGAAGCTTCAATATTAGGAACTGCAGTAGGCGCGGCATTAAGCGGATTAAAACCCGTTGTTGAAATTCAGTTCGCTGATTATATTTTCCCTGCAATGATGCAGATAAGAGATGAGCTTGTTATGTACCGTTACCGTTCAAACGGCGCTTTTGAATGCCCTGTTACTATCAGGGTTGCAACAGGCGGATACATTGGCGGCGGACATTATCATTCACAGAATATCGAAGCAATTTTTGCAAAATGCCCCGGCTTATATATCGCATATCCTTCCAATGCAGCTGATGCAAAAGGATTGCTTAAAACTGCTTGCCAGCTTAAAGACCCTGTAATGTTTTTAGAGCATAAATTCTTATACAGGCAGGGTTATGCTAAATCACCGGAGCCGGATGCAGATTACTACCTCCCATTTGGCAAAGCCGCTGTTAAGAAGGAAGGTAATGATCTTACAATAGTAGCTTACGGCGCAATGGTAGAAAAAGCGCTTAAGACCTCCAGGGAGATGGAGAAAAAAGGATACAGTGTAGAAGTTATTGATATTAGAACCATAGTTCCGCTTGATACTGAAACAATATTAAACTCAGTTAAGAAAACCGGAAAAGTAATAGTATTCCATGAAGATACAAAATTCATGGGCTTTGGCGCTGAAATAGCTTCGCAGATTGCTGAAGCAGCATTTGAATATCTTGATGCCCCGGTTAAACGTGTTGCCGGACTTCATATTCATATTCCGTTCAGCCTTGAAAGCCATGCGCTTCCGCAGGATAGCTGGATCTTAAAAGCTGCCGAAGAAATGCTTGCTTACTAA
- a CDS encoding choice-of-anchor J domain-containing protein: MMKKLFPFLGVLAIGVFFFGLVWSDPFSSKTSGTTESDAINPVVPVTNAVVKYVDSLNGANDTVALRTRGYIPKRGPNGGPAGTSPNWFQGNSTVFAAFNGPATGYVAANFNNVTGTNPIDLWLISPVVNGASGDTLSFYERGPTGSTFPDSIRVYWASNGDTVPGSGSWVELGRFKTTLTGSWAERRFTLPSAGANGRFAINYRVVNGGPSGVNSDFIGIDFIRLLGPAPVVTCNVTANQWTTRPVVPNAAYFGASAWIGDTLYFQAPTSAGAATTTIYRYTYNGSWSTGVPMPGALVGGSMVSAGGKLYYIGGSATGVTTGGTTVYSYTPGAGWTTMAPLPTALSGHQAVNWGDSVIVVVGGPWTGSGTNLAHHYYRIGSNTWGTTATSLPSGQGRRTFAMGINGNKIIVSSGFNTAFIKSTYVGTIGSNASTITWVAAPDVPTSESGLSRPGSTSFGNWFFLVGGERGTTTGYSDITYVFNATSNTWSGQISGLPFPRSNIMGHITAKCINDTLSLFCPAGYGIVGGIGTGAATDLFHITRAGTFTSTGNNSTIAPDKFELSQNYPNPFNPSTVINFSVPTASLVTLKVYDITGKEVKTLVNELRGAGRYDVTFDASNFATGVYFYTLEAENFTQTKKMLLVK, from the coding sequence ATGATGAAAAAATTATTTCCATTTCTGGGAGTATTAGCCATTGGTGTATTTTTCTTTGGACTGGTATGGTCAGATCCATTCAGTTCAAAGACATCTGGCACCACTGAATCTGATGCAATTAATCCTGTTGTTCCGGTTACAAACGCTGTAGTAAAATACGTCGATAGTTTAAACGGAGCAAATGATACAGTTGCTTTACGTACAAGAGGCTACATTCCAAAAAGAGGTCCTAACGGCGGTCCTGCAGGTACATCACCCAACTGGTTCCAGGGTAACAGTACTGTTTTCGCAGCATTCAACGGTCCTGCAACAGGTTATGTTGCCGCTAACTTCAACAACGTTACCGGTACAAATCCTATCGATCTTTGGCTTATTTCACCGGTTGTAAACGGTGCATCAGGCGATACACTCTCATTCTACGAAAGAGGGCCTACGGGTTCAACATTCCCCGATTCAATCAGAGTTTACTGGGCATCAAACGGCGATACAGTTCCGGGCTCAGGTTCATGGGTTGAGTTAGGCAGATTCAAAACAACACTCACAGGTTCATGGGCAGAAAGAAGATTCACTCTTCCTTCAGCAGGCGCTAACGGCAGATTCGCTATCAACTACAGAGTAGTTAACGGCGGTCCTTCAGGCGTAAACAGTGATTTTATCGGAATTGACTTCATAAGATTACTCGGGCCTGCTCCGGTTGTAACATGTAATGTAACAGCCAATCAGTGGACAACTCGTCCCGTAGTACCCAATGCTGCGTATTTTGGGGCATCAGCATGGATAGGCGATACTTTATATTTCCAGGCACCAACAAGCGCCGGTGCGGCAACAACTACAATCTACAGATATACATATAATGGAAGCTGGTCAACAGGCGTACCAATGCCGGGCGCACTTGTAGGCGGTTCTATGGTTTCAGCAGGCGGTAAATTATATTATATTGGCGGCAGCGCAACCGGCGTAACAACCGGAGGAACTACAGTTTATTCATACACACCCGGAGCAGGCTGGACAACTATGGCTCCTTTACCAACTGCACTATCTGGTCACCAGGCTGTAAACTGGGGTGATAGCGTTATTGTGGTTGTTGGCGGTCCGTGGACTGGTTCAGGAACCAATCTTGCTCATCATTATTACCGCATAGGCAGTAATACATGGGGAACTACGGCAACTTCACTTCCTTCAGGCCAGGGTAGAAGAACTTTTGCAATGGGAATTAACGGCAACAAAATTATAGTAAGCAGCGGTTTCAATACTGCGTTTATAAAATCAACTTATGTTGGCACAATAGGTTCAAACGCATCAACAATAACCTGGGTAGCTGCACCGGATGTTCCTACTTCAGAATCCGGGCTAAGCAGACCGGGATCAACATCGTTCGGCAATTGGTTCTTCTTAGTTGGCGGTGAAAGAGGTACAACAACAGGTTATTCTGATATAACATACGTATTCAACGCTACTTCTAATACATGGAGCGGTCAGATAAGCGGATTACCTTTCCCAAGATCAAACATTATGGGTCATATAACAGCAAAATGTATCAATGATACATTGAGCTTATTCTGCCCTGCAGGTTATGGTATAGTTGGCGGTATAGGTACAGGAGCTGCAACAGATCTGTTCCATATTACCAGGGCCGGTACATTTACAAGCACAGGTAATAACTCAACAATAGCACCGGATAAATTTGAGCTTTCTCAGAATTATCCAAATCCGTTTAATCCGTCTACAGTAATTAACTTCAGCGTTCCTACAGCATCACTTGTAACATTAAAAGTGTATGATATCACAGGTAAAGAAGTTAAAACACTTGTAAATGAATTAAGAGGCGCAGGCAGATATGATGTAACATTTGACGCGTCAAACTTCGCAACAGGCGTATATTTCTATACACTTGAAGCAGAAAATTTTACACAGACAAAAAAGATGTTACTTGTAAAATAA